A stretch of DNA from Desulfurella amilsii:
GTTTATCACAGTTTTAGGTATTATTGTCTTTTTGTTAAGCATTTTAATGGGTTTTTATATCGTCTTTGTTAAATTTTTTGGACATAGTGTTGTTCCTGGTTGGGCTTCTGTGGTTATCCCCATTTATCTTTTAGGAGGGTTAACGATATTTTCTATTGGAGTAGCAGGCGAATATATTGGCAAAATATATAAAGAAGTAAAAGCTAGGCCAAGATTTATAGTTGATAAGGTAATAGAGTAATGAAAAAGATAAATTTTGATGATTTTGCTGAAAATTATGATGAGATTTTAAAAGGTCAAACTCAATTTTTTTCAAAAGATGATAAATATTTTGCTAGATATAAGATTGATATTGTTAGTAATTATATTAACTTTAAACCGGAAAAAATTCTTGAATTTGGTTGTGGTATTGGTAGAAATGTGCCATTTCTAAAAGAGAAATTTCCTGATTCTAAATTGTTTGGTATCGATATATCCCAAAAAAGCATTGAGATTGCAAAGAGTCAGTATCCATTCTGTGAATTCTTTACTGTGGATGATCAAAAAACGGATGAAAGTTTTGATCAATTTGATTTAATTTTTATTGCGGGAGTTTTTCATCATATGTGTCCAGCTGAAAGATCTATTAATATAGAAAAAATTAAGAATTTATTAACAAACAATGATTGTTTATTTATATTTGAACACAATCCATATAATCCTATAACACGCAAGCTAGTAAAAGAATGTCCTTTTGATAAAGATTGCTTGTTGTTATCTAAATACGAAATGATTAAATTACTTGAAAAATCCAATTTTAAAGTAGATGCAGCTGGATATTTTTTATTTATACCACCAAAATTTTCCTATCTTTTAAAACTTGAAAAAATATTCACTGGTTTACCATTAGGTGGACAATGGTTTGTTAAAGCAAGAAAGTATTAGAGTGTTCTTAAAATATCTCTTAGTCGGCATCATAAATACAATTGTTGGCTATGGGATTATATTTTCTCTTATGTTTATTGGCACGTCTCCAGAAATAAGCAATATTATAGGTTATGCAATAGGCATCATTGTATCTTATGCCCTCAATAAAATCTACACATTTAAAAGCAAAGCTCACCCAAAAAAGGAATTTCCAAAATTTGTTTTGTCGCTTTTGACATCTTATGGGCTAAATTTCTTAACTCTGATTTTGTGTATTCATATTTTTAAGATTAATCCATATATATCCCAGATTATAAGCGGGGCAGTATATACGCTTAGCGGTTTTGTATTTTTGAAATATTTTGCATTTAGGAATCAATTAGAAGGACAGACCAATGAAGATTAACAGTATGTTTAAGAATTTCTTTTCTACAAAATACTTTGCTTTTTTTATTTACCTGCTTTTAGCAATCGTGTTTTGGGGCATACCGATGAATTTTGATTTTATATCAAAAGTGAATATTGGCGGTGACCCTGCATTTTATTTATGGAGCCTAAAATGGTGGCCTTATGCCATATCTCATGGGTTAAACCCATTTCTGACAAAGGCATTTTGGGCTCCTTTTGGCCAAAACCTCGCTTGGACTACAAGTGTGCCATCTATTGCGTTATTGTTTTCACCCGTAACAGTCATTTTTGGCCCTATTTTTTCTTATAATTTAGCTATAATTCTGTCTCTTTCTTTGGGGGCTTTTGGCGTATATCTGATATGTAAAAGCCTAAATCTAAAACAAATTTCTTCTATATTTGGTGGACTTGTTTTCTTTTTTTCAAGCTACGTGTGGGGGCAACTTCTTGGACATTTGAATCTTGATATAGTATTTGCTATTCCGTTTTTGATTTATATATTTATACTGAGATTTAAAAATTATATTAGCTTTAAAAAGTATCTGATATTCTTTAGCATATTACTCGCTTTTCAGTTTGGCGTGTCAAATGAGATATATGCTACTTTTGTAATATTTGGGTTTATTGCGCTATTTATAATGTTTTTGATTTTTATCACAAATGAAGTGTATAGAAAGTTAATAATCAAAACCACTTTGGAGTCAGCTGCCGCAGTTTTAATAAGCATTTTATTGCTATCCCCATATTTATATTTCATATTTTATGGGTACATAAAGGAACATCTGCAATCCATAGCATTTTATGTAACAGACCCGCTGAATCTTTTTATTCCAACCCCTATAACGCTGCTTTTTGGCCAGTTATTTGCTCCAATCAGCTATCATTTTACAGGAAACTTTAGTGAAGAGGGAGCATATTTAGGTTTGCCTTTGATATTTATTATAGTTTCTTTCATAGTAATAGCTTGGCGTAGTAAGAATAAACTACATATTTTTCTTTCATCGCTATTAGTGGTTATATTGGTTTTTAGTTTTGGACCTTATTTAAACATATTAGGTCACCAATTAATACCAATGCCATGGTATATATTTACAGAAATGCCACTGACAGGACAAGCCTTACCAACCAGATTTACTCTATACATTGTATTAATCGCAAGCGTTATGAGCGCTATATGGTTAGAAAAGATAAACATAAATAAAAGTTTTAAATATGCTATAGCAGCATTGGTCATTATTTTTTTAATCCCAAAACTCAGTATGTACAAAGGCTCAAATATTCAATATCCAGCCTTTATTTCATCTGGAGCATACAAAAAATATATAAAACAGGGAGAAAATGTTATTATTTTCCCCACTTATGCAATTGGTGGTTTTCAAGGTCCTCTATGGCAACAAAAAACAAATTTTTATTTTAATCTATCTCAAGAAATCGCCGGTGCATCACCAAAAGAATTAATTTTGGATCAAGAATTAAAACCTGTACTTTTAGACTTTTTTTACGGTGAAAATTCACCACATCCCATCTTTAATAATGCTTATAAATTTTCTTTTTTTTCTTACCTCGCAAAATGCAACGTAGGGGCTATAATTTTGCCTGAAGATTATCACAATCCTGAAGTACAAAAATTACTTGATCTTTTAAATATAAAACCTAATAATGTTGGTGGAGTTATAATTTATCAGATTAACAAAAACTATATTAACTCTGCCTTAGAAAAAGCACACATTGAATATTTAAAATATTTTAGTGATATATTTTCTACTCTTTTCTCCTCTTCTCAAAAATTCCTCTCAGACGGTGGCGATGCATCTAAACTTTTGCCTCAATACTTAGAAAAAAATGGCTACCTTGACAAATCCTTTGGTTATAAGACTGGCACTGCCATTAACTGGACAAATAACAATGGCTGGGTAGGACAGTGGGCTTGCCCAGATGGTAAAGGTGAATGCTTTGGAGTGGGTATACTGGGAGGCCTCGATCAGTTAAAGCCTATTGTAGATAAGTATAAATCAGAATCTTTGCAGATATTTTTCCCATACCCGACAGTTTATGATCCAGCCGCTTCATCTAGCGAAGGTCAGCTTCTTATGATATTTAAAGCCCCTAAGCCAAATCCTATAATAACGAAAATACCTTATACTATTAGCTTTACTGCATCTGGCAACTCTCAGAGATATATAGGTTCTGGTTTTTGTAACGCAGAAAGCTGGGGTACATGGACCTGTGCAAAAGAAGTGTCTGTAAGTTTTAAATTTAGAAGTGAGGAGTTTAAAAAACCCATGTATATGAAACTTACAATTATTAACGCTTTGGTTAGTAAAGATCATCCTCAAAAGTTTGAGTTTTATCTAAATGAAAAACTTATTGGCTCTAAAACTTATACAAGTAAGGACAAATTCCCACAAACTATTGCTTTGAATATAAATAACGTTGCACAAAATGAAAATTCGCTTGTTATAAAGATTCCAAACGCAGCCTCTCCAAAATCACTTGGAATAAGCAACGATACAAGAGAATTAGGTATTGGGTTGATAAGCATAGAGTTTAATAATTGAGTGATTGTGAAACAAGAACTCAAAACTTTATTTTTTAAAAAATACGATTTGAAATGTTTGAATTTCGCTTTGAGAAAGACAATTATTTGACAAATTAACAGAACCTGCTTGCAAAATATATCTAAAAGAAATAAAAGAGTATTTTGAAAAAGAGTCGAGTAAACTATAACCCCTTTTAACATCATCATATCTAATTTAAAACGCAAGGTAAATTTTGCTTCTTTTTGCACCAAACCTCTCTTTGTTTAGCTAATTATTGACAAAATTAGCGCTATTTGATAGATTAAGCTGGTAAGTTTTTAAGGGCTTTTTTTCGTTTCGATAGACGCCCTTTTAAAAGTTTTTTTTGGCTTATTGCCTAGGTTAGAGGGGGATAGATTAGTCATTTAATCGATAAAAACTGCAAGGTGGTTTTAATGAGAGGTTTAAAGTTGCTTGCTGGCTCAGCAAACAGAGAGTTATCCCAAAAGATAAGCGATTATCTCAATGAGCCGATTGTTGATACGGAGATTTCGCGCTTCAGCGATGGTGAGGTTTCGGTACAGATAAAGGAAAATATAAGGGGCTCGGATGTTTTTTTGATCTGTTCGCTGTCTGGACCAGTGAATGAAAACATAATGGAAATGCTTGTTATGATGGATGCGATTAAGCGCTCAAGCGCAAACTCGCTTACGGTAGTTTTGCCGTATTACGCATATGCAAGGCAGGATAGAAAGGTAAAATCGCGTGTACCTATAAGCGCAAAGCTTATGGCTGACTTGTTGACCGTGTCCGGTGCTAATAGGATTGTAGCTATGGATCTGCACGCAGGCCAGATCCAGGGTTTTTTTGATATACCCGTGGATCACTTGTATGCATCGCCTGTTATTGCCAACTACATCCGCGATCTTCACAAAGACGATATTGTTATAGTCTCGCCTGATGCTGGCGGTGTAGAGCGCGCAAGGGATCTTGGCAAAAAATTAGGCTGCAGCCTTGCTATTGTGGATAAAAGGCGCTCCAAACCCAATGTCAGTGAGGTGCTGCATATAATTGGTGATTGTTCGGGCAAAACTGCCGTGCTTGTGGATGATTTGATAGACACAGCAGGCACGATTGTAAACGCAAGCATTGCTTTGACAGAAAATGGAGCGCGTGAGGTTTATGCATGCTGCACACATCCTGTGCTTTCTGGACCAGCGCTTGAGCGCATAGAAAACTCACCCATTCAAGAGTTAGTTATTACAGATACGCTTGTGTGGAATGCTAAAAAAGACTGCAAAAAGATAAAAACGCTTTCTGTTGCCAATTTAATCGGAGAGGCAATTAGAAGAATTTACAATAAAGAGTCAGTCAGCTCACTGTTTGACTAAAGGGAGGAACAATGCAACTTAAAGCACAGATAAGAGACACAAAAGCAGAAGCAAAGGCACTAAGAAGACAAAGCCTCATACCCGCTGTAATGTACGGTCGCGGACAAGATCCTATTAATCTCAGCTTGGATAAAAAAGAAACAGTTGCTGTTTTGAGAAAGGCAAGGCGAACAGATATTTTTGAAGTTGCTTTTGAAGATAAAACATTTAGGTGCATTATAAAAGAAGTGCAAAAGCACCCCGTTACATCAGAGGTTTACCATGTGGATTTTTATAAGTTTGATCCAAGCAAGCACATCAATATTGAAGTGCCCATTGTGTTAAAAGGGGATGCAAAAGGTGTAAAAGCAGGCGGCGATCTATACCAGCCAAGAAAAAAGATTACGCTTAACAGCTTACCTGACAGTATACCTAACGAGATAGCGCTTGATGTATCAAATTTAGATATAGGCGATTCTATACATGCTTTTGATTTAGAGCTTCCAGAAGGCGTGAAAATTGCAAGCAGCAGAAACTTTGAAATCGTGGGTGTTGTAGGCAAGTCTAAAGAAGAACAAACCGCAGCAGAGCAAGAAAGCCAAGCGGAAAGTGCAGTGTCTAAATAACCACTAAAGCAGCATGCATGCAATTGTAGGGCTTGGAAATCCTGGTGAAAAATATGCAAATACCTTTCATAACGCGGGTTTTTGGGCTTTAGATGCGCTTGGTAGTGCGTTTTACGCAAAGTTTAGCAGTAATAGTAGTTTTAACGCTATAATTGCAGTTTGTTTTATAGAAAATCACAAGGTTGTGCTTGCAAAACCCACTACATATATGAATTTAAGCGGTACAGCAGTGGGGGCGCTTTTGCAGTTTTATAAGATAAGCGTGGAAGATTTGATTGTTATAAGAGACGATATTGATATGGATCTTGGCAAAATTAAGCTTAAGCAAAATTCGTCAAGCGGCGGGCACAAAGGTGTGCAGTCAATTATTGATGCGATAGGCTCAAAAGCTTTTATACAGGTAAAAATTGGCGTTGGCAGGCAGGATAATGTATCTGATTTTGTGTTAAAAAAATTGAGCGATCAGGAAAAAAAGATATTGGCCAAAAGTGCTGAAATTGCCGCTGAAGCCAGCGTGCAAATAGTGACCGTTGGTTTCGAAAAAGCAGCAAACAATTACAATAATAAGGTTGCTTTAGATGTTTAGGTATGAGAGTTAAAGCGCGAAACCAGCAAAACCTATAGTGTTTGGAGTTTTACTTTGGATTTTTATGTTGATCATTAATGTGAGGGTGTGAAAGAGTTTGAATATGGCATTAAAGAAGCTAAAAATTAGGGATAAAATCGTAGAGCACTGCGTTATACAAGGCGGTATGGGTGTGGGCGTAAGCCTGTATCCTTTGGCAAAAGCTGTGGCTCAAAACGGCGGTATTGGCGTTATATCAAGCGTTGCTTTGGATAGAATTTTATCTAAGCGAAACGGCAAAAAGTACTCTATATACGAAGCATGCGAAGAAGAAGTAGCTTTAGCCAAAGACGGATCAAACTGCATAGGCATAAATATTATGGTTGCTGTGCAAAGAGACTATGAGGCAAGCGTCAAAGGAGCAATTGCAGGCGGTGTTGACATTATTATATCTGGTGCAGGGTTACCTACGGAGCTTCCAAAGGCAGCTACAAGTAAAGATGTGGCACTTGTACCCATTGTGTCTAGCCTGAGGGCTTTTGATATCATTTGCAAGCGCTGGGAGCGGTTTGGCAGAAGACCAGATGCAGTGGTAGTAGAAGGGCCGCTTGCAGGCGGGCATTTGGGCTTTCGATTTGCCGATTTAGACAAAGAAGAAAACAAACTTGAAAATATACTGCTCCCCATAAAAGAAAAAGCCATAAGGTGCGATGATATACCTGTTATAGCAGCAGGTGGCATATACACGCACGATGATATAAAGAAGTTTTTGGATATGGGGGCAGATGCAGTGCAGATGGGTACACGTTTTTTGGCAACATTCGAAAGCAGTGCTAGCCCTGAGTACAAGCAGGCTGTGATTAGAGCCGACAAAGATGATATTGTGGTAGCATATAGGCCGGGTTCGCCTTCGGGCTTGCCATTTCGCGTAATAAAATCCTCACCTATGTATCAGGATGCCTTGTTAGCTAAAAGACACACAAACTGCGATAAAGGCTACTTGTTAAATAAAGATGGCTACTGCCCTGCTATGGTGGACAATATAAATTACTTTTGTATATGCAATGGTTTGCTCTCAAGCGCAGGTTACAATTCTGATAAAGAAAAGCCCATTTATACGGTGGGTAGCAATGCTTACCGCGTTGATAGGCTTTTAAGTGTTGAAGAATTAATGAAGGAGCTTGTATATGGGTAGAGATATAAATGTTGGGATTTTTGGACTGGGTACTGTGGGCTGCGGTGTTGTAAAAATTTTGCAGGATAATGCCGATGTAATAAGAAAGCGGCTGGGTTTTGGCATAAATATTAAAAAAGTGTTTTCACACACCTCAAAATGCAAGAATTTATTAACGAACTATACTTATACCAAAGATTACAAAGAGTTATTTGACGAGCGTATAGATATTGTGCTTGAGCTAATTGGCGGCATTGATGTGGCACGCAGGTTTGTTATAGAGGCTATTGAACACAAGAAAAACATCGTTAGTGCAAATAAGGCGCTTTTGGCAAACTACGGCGTTGAGATTTTTTCGAAAGCAGCTAAAAATGGCGTTAAAATAGGTTTTGAAGCTTCCGTTGCAGGCGGTGTGCCCATTATAAAGATTATCACAAGAGACTTGATGGCAAACAACATAAAAAGCATAAAAGCGATTGTAAACGGCACATGCAACTATATATTAAGTCAGATGTTTGAAACACATGAGTCTTTTGAAACTATCTTAAACAAGGCAATTAAAGAAGGCTATGCCGAACGCGACCCTTCGTTTGATATAGATGGCATCGATTCGGCACAAAAGATGGCAATCTTGGCTGCCATAAGTTTTAACGCAAAAATTGAAGAAAAAGATGTTTATGTTGAAGGTATAAGGGATATTGACTTTATTGACATAGATTTTGCACGACAGTTAGGCTATAGAATAAAGCTTTTGGGTATTGCAAGTATGAAAAACGAGCGTCTGCTTGTGCGCGTTGCGCCTTATTTTGTAGAAGCAGAAAATATATTGGCTAAAGTTGATGGTGTGTACAATGCGATCAGCGTTATCTCAGATATGACAGGTCAGACTACATATGTGGGCAAAGGCGCAGGTAGTTTGCCAACGGCCTCATCTGTGGTGGCAGATATTATTGATATTGCCAAAGACTTTGAATCTGGCAAAGTAAAAGATACGCTTTCAAAGGGTGTTTTTGAGAAAACGGAGTTTGTGGATATTGACAGCCTTGAGTCTCATTTTTATATAAGATTTAGCGTTATAGACAGCGTTGGGGTGCTTGCAAATATTGCCTATGTTTTAAGCAAATATGATATTAGCATAAAAAGCGTTGTACAGACGGGAAAGGGTTTGGATGTGGTGCCGCTTTTGGTTTTGACGCATAAAGCTAAAGAGTCCAATATTAAAAAAGCGATTCTAGAGATTGAGCAAGACCATAAAAGTATAATCAAAAATGGCACTGTTTTAATTAGAGTTTTGGAATAAAAGAGGTTATTTGATGATTTTTTTGTTTTGCATCTGACCAAAAAAGAGGTGTTTTGAATGAATGATAAATTATGGGATGGACGCTTTAGTGTTCAAGAAGATAAGCTTATGGAGCAATTTTCACAAAGTATAAGCTACGATAAGCGTCTGTATAAATATGACATAGCAGGCAGTATTGCCCATGTTAGAGGTTTAGAAAAGCAGTCAATTATTACTCAAGAAGAAGCGGGAAAAATTATTGACGGTTTGCACAAGATAGAAAGACAGATTGAAACAGGCGAGTTTGATTTTGACCCGCAAGACGAAGACATACACATGGCAATAGAGCGCGCGCTCATTAATTTAATTGGAAAAACAGGGGGTAAACTCCATACTGCGCGTTCAAGAAATGATCAAGTAGCGCTTGATGAGCGTTTGTATTTAAGGGATGTAAGCATAAATATAATAGCAAAGCTTGACCTTTTGTTAAAAAATCTGGTGCTTTTTGCAAAAGAGCACATTGACGTAATTATACCTGGTTTTACGCACATGCAGCATGCTCAGCCAATCTTATTTTCGCACTACATACTGGCTTTTTACGAAAAGTTTAAGCGCGATCAAGCGCGTTTTTTAGATACAATAAAGCGCATTGACATTATGCCGCTTGGGGCTGGGGCGCTTGCTGGTACAATCTGGCCTATTGATAGACACTACTTAAGCGGTTTGCTCCAATTTACACACATCTCTAAAAATTCTATCGATGCGGTATCAGATAGAGATTTTATGATAGAATTTTTAAATAATTGCGCGATTTTTTCTATGCATGCTTCAAGATTGGCAGAAGACTTTATTATTTATTCTTCTCAGGAGTTTTCTTTTATAGAACTGTCCGATGAGTTTTCCACAGGCTCAAGCATAATGCCACAGAAAAAAAACCCAGACAGCTTAGAGCTAATAAGAGGCAAAACGGGTAGAATTTATGGCAATTTGTTTGCGCTGCTAACAGTTATGAAAGGCTTGCCGATTGCATACAATAGAGACATGCAGGAAGATAAAGAAGCGCTGTTTGACACAATCGACAATTGTTTAATGATTGTAGATATACTAACGAAACTTATACTTAAGGTTAAGGTAAACAAGAAAGAAATCGATAAATCCTTAGAAAAAGGCTTTATCACAGCAACAGATTTAGCTGACTACTTGGCAATCAAAGGTTATGCTTTTAGAGATGCTCACAAGATCGTTGGCGCTATTGTAGCATATGCTATCAATGAAAATAAAACGCTTCAAACGCTAACCCTACAAGAGTATAAGCAGTTTGCGCAAGTCATTGAAGAGGATGTTTATGATTACATAGACTACAATCGCAGTGTAGACAAAAGAAAATCCTACGGTGGCACCTCAAGGCAGAATGTTTTGGATCAGATAGAAGAAGCACTGCGAGAAGTTAATGGAAAAAGCGAGCATACGCTAAACTGCCCAAGATGTGCATATCCTGTAAAAATTTACAAAAACCCATCTTTAACAGTGGATTGTATCATAGAAAAAGGCAACAAAGTACTGCTTATAAGCAGAAAAAATTATCCGTTTGGTTATGCATTGCCAGGTGGTTTTGTAGACTACGGCGAAAGCACAGAACAAGCTGTAATAAGAGAAATGAAGGAAGAGACGAGTCTTGATATTGTAGAGCCCAAACTTTTTGGTGTTTACTCAGATCCAGCAAGGGATCCAAGGGGCCACACAGTAAGCGTAGTTTTTTATGCTAAGACCAATGCAAATCCAATGGCTGGCGATGATGCTAAGGATTTAGGTTTTTTTGATTTAGACAATTTGCCAGAGTCTATTGTATTTGATCACTTAAAAATTTTGAAAGACTATAATGAATTTAGAAAAAAGATACAACACTAAAGGCGAGCTAATTTACATTATTATCAATGAAGACTTTTCCAATATTGACAATAAAAAAGTAAAAATTGGCAATACATACACCTACCTTGCACTCATAAATATCTTAAAAAACAGAAACATCAAAGATATTGACGGGTTTTTGAAACCATCGCTATCCCAGCTTTATGACCCTTTTTTGCTAAATGATATGGATTTAGCCGTAAGCCGTACGACTGAAGCGCTTAAGAAAAAAGAGCACATTTGCATCGTAGGTGATTACGATGTAGATGGCATTACTGCGTGCTCAATCCTAATAAATTTTTTCCAGGAAATTGGCGCTAAAGTCAGCTACTACATACCCAAAAGGGAAGACGGCTACGGTTTGTCGCTTGTTGCAATAAAGTTTGCAAACCAAAAGGGCGCAAAACTAATCATAACTGTGGATAACGGTATATCCAGCCAAGATGAAATAGAGTTTGCAAGGATGCTGGGCATAGACGTAATTATCACAGACCACCACGAACCAAATGGCATACCTAATGCATATGCGGTCGTTAATCCTAAAATGAAGAACTCAAAATACCCCTTTAGCGAGCTTGCTGGCGTGGGCGTAGCATTTAACTTTTTGCTTGCTCTAAGAAAAACCTTGCGTGATAGGAATTTTTTTACAAAAGAACCAAATTTGGCCAATTATTTAGACCTTGTTAGCCTGGGTACGCTTGCTGATGTTGTGCCGCTTGTTGATGTAAATAGAATATTTGTAAAATATGGTTTATCAAAAAGTTCTAAAGCGCTTGATAAATTAAAAGCGGTCTCAAGAATTTCATCTAACTTAAGTGCCTACGATGTAGCATACAAGATAGCGCCACGCATAAACTCTGCTGGCAGATTAGCCGATGCCAATTTTGCCATAGATTTGTTTACAACAACGCAAGAAGTAAAGATGTTAAAGATTGCAAATTGGTTAGATGGATTGAATATAAAGAGA
This window harbors:
- the recJ gene encoding single-stranded-DNA-specific exonuclease RecJ yields the protein MNLEKRYNTKGELIYIIINEDFSNIDNKKVKIGNTYTYLALINILKNRNIKDIDGFLKPSLSQLYDPFLLNDMDLAVSRTTEALKKKEHICIVGDYDVDGITACSILINFFQEIGAKVSYYIPKREDGYGLSLVAIKFANQKGAKLIITVDNGISSQDEIEFARMLGIDVIITDHHEPNGIPNAYAVVNPKMKNSKYPFSELAGVGVAFNFLLALRKTLRDRNFFTKEPNLANYLDLVSLGTLADVVPLVDVNRIFVKYGLSKSSKALDKLKAVSRISSNLSAYDVAYKIAPRINSAGRLADANFAIDLFTTTQEVKMLKIANWLDGLNIKRKSLQQKILQEAKSMVGNAKYLDAIVVSGKWHRGVIGIVAGNLARFYRKPSIVISEGSYLCVGSGRSVESINLFDVIKHNENLIDKFGGHKLAVGLTLKKERIEPLRDAVNKEVAKLKVNTQNQLKVDLACSMDLFDNSDLLDKLREFEPFGAGHVEPIFFVRNAVLKDVQKKPYHNTLFFDFNGKLKSFTTYDTDNLGINERYSVAFYIVFNKTYCNFTIRDIFKE